A stretch of Armatimonadota bacterium DNA encodes these proteins:
- the truB gene encoding tRNA pseudouridine(55) synthase TruB: protein MLGILLIDKPKGVSSHDVVNMVRRRFSTKRVGHAGTLDPLGTGLLVIAVGPATRFLQYLSLEPKVYEAEATFGRESSTQDAEGEFGEEKPVPDDLEKALCEVLPDFTGLVEQVPPMYSAVKVKGKALYHYARKGEEIEREKRSVHIDEIILHEAASPNAKLKVSCSGGTYVRTLVHDVGQRLGCGGYLSALVRTECGVFRLADAVPPDQAETSRLIPLELALHPMPVVNLNEHQALAIRQGQRIGVPRPPNSRLCALKHGDAVIGVACVAGNQLQPECVLPSEVDHGAG, encoded by the coding sequence ATGCTTGGCATACTCCTGATCGACAAACCCAAGGGCGTGAGCTCCCACGACGTGGTGAACATGGTGCGCCGCCGCTTCTCTACCAAGCGGGTTGGCCATGCCGGAACGCTAGACCCACTAGGCACGGGCTTGCTGGTGATCGCAGTCGGCCCGGCAACGAGGTTTCTCCAATATCTGAGCCTTGAGCCCAAGGTCTATGAGGCAGAGGCGACCTTCGGGCGGGAATCGAGCACTCAGGACGCGGAGGGCGAATTCGGCGAAGAGAAGCCCGTCCCGGACGATTTGGAGAAGGCGCTCTGCGAGGTGTTGCCCGATTTCACCGGTCTGGTTGAGCAGGTCCCACCGATGTACAGCGCCGTGAAGGTGAAGGGCAAGGCGCTTTATCACTACGCGCGCAAGGGCGAAGAGATCGAGCGCGAGAAGCGTTCGGTACACATCGATGAGATCATTCTCCATGAAGCGGCGTCCCCAAACGCCAAGCTGAAAGTCAGTTGTTCTGGAGGCACCTATGTACGCACTCTGGTTCACGACGTCGGGCAGCGGCTGGGCTGTGGGGGATACCTTTCTGCACTGGTGCGCACGGAGTGTGGGGTATTCCGGCTCGCTGACGCCGTTCCGCCAGACCAGGCTGAGACGTCACGCCTGATTCCCCTGGAACTGGCGCTGCACCCCATGCCCGTGGTGAATCTGAACGAGCATCAAGCGCTGGCCATCCGGCAGGGACAGCGCATCGGGGTGCCCCGCCCGCCGAACTCAAGGTTGTGCGCCCTGAAGCATGGGGACGCCGTGATCGGCGTGGCCTGCGTCGCGGGCAACCAGTTGCAGCCGGAATGCGTTCTACCCTCAGAAGTGGATCATGGCGCTGGCTGA
- a CDS encoding cytochrome P460 family protein: MPTPRELRAGRFAAIAKPKTGPHVDKWVTVWVNDEGKEAMLKGSAFPVGSAIVKEKTDVYGSHSNFATAMIKRERGYSPDCGDWEFATLSLPGAKITQRGKLLPCMNCHKARAKEDFTFRPSVGGSSKRKG; this comes from the coding sequence ATGCCGACGCCTCGTGAGCTTCGCGCGGGCAGGTTCGCTGCCATAGCCAAACCCAAGACGGGCCCTCACGTGGACAAGTGGGTGACAGTTTGGGTGAACGACGAGGGCAAGGAGGCGATGCTCAAAGGATCGGCCTTCCCGGTGGGCAGCGCCATCGTTAAGGAGAAAACGGATGTCTATGGCTCGCACAGCAACTTCGCCACCGCCATGATCAAGCGGGAGCGAGGCTATAGCCCCGATTGCGGCGATTGGGAGTTCGCGACGCTGAGCCTTCCCGGGGCCAAGATCACCCAGCGCGGAAAGCTCTTGCCCTGTATGAACTGCCACAAAGCCCGCGCCAAAGAAGACTTCACCTTTCGCCCCTCTGTCGGCGGCTCCTCCAAACGAAAGGGATAG
- a CDS encoding alcohol dehydrogenase catalytic domain-containing protein, with amino-acid sequence MATQGKAVLLETPGAPAVVRDITIDSPGPNEVLIRLAASGVCHTDLTVKMLNGNGMQFPIVLGHEGAGWVEEVGEGVTTLEKGDPVVIAYRAPCEKCPACLRGDPRRCYMALRPGPRIKRANDGAQCSQVLRCGTFATHTVVHAKAAIKMPKDMPLDRACLIACGVVTGVGATLNTTPVFRGSRVAVIGCGGVGLSVIQGAKLAGARQIIGVDVNPVKLGWARDFGATHLVNAKEGDAVAQVRALTDDGWDGGVEFAFEATGVPLCTEQAIKMLSYGGTATTIGFPAAADAVNLNLGDMATGVYWNKAGLRVCHAGDTLPSFDFPLLADLYLKKQLELDRMVTQRITLNDVEDAFHLMETGDVIRSVIVME; translated from the coding sequence GGCCGCCAGCGGCGTCTGCCACACGGACCTCACCGTGAAGATGCTGAACGGCAACGGGATGCAGTTCCCCATCGTGCTGGGCCACGAGGGCGCGGGCTGGGTCGAAGAGGTCGGCGAGGGCGTGACGACGCTGGAGAAGGGCGACCCCGTGGTCATCGCCTACCGCGCCCCCTGCGAAAAGTGCCCCGCCTGCCTGCGCGGCGACCCCCGGCGCTGCTATATGGCGTTGCGCCCGGGACCCCGCATCAAGCGCGCCAATGACGGCGCGCAGTGCAGCCAGGTCCTGCGCTGCGGCACCTTCGCCACGCACACGGTGGTGCACGCCAAGGCCGCCATCAAGATGCCCAAGGACATGCCCCTCGACCGCGCCTGCCTGATCGCCTGCGGCGTGGTCACCGGGGTCGGCGCGACCCTGAACACCACGCCCGTTTTTCGCGGCTCGCGGGTGGCCGTCATCGGCTGCGGCGGTGTGGGACTCTCGGTGATCCAGGGCGCGAAGCTGGCCGGCGCGAGGCAGATCATCGGCGTGGACGTGAACCCGGTCAAGCTCGGCTGGGCCAGGGACTTTGGGGCGACGCACCTGGTGAACGCCAAAGAGGGTGACGCGGTCGCGCAGGTCCGAGCGCTTACCGACGACGGTTGGGACGGCGGCGTGGAGTTCGCCTTCGAGGCCACGGGCGTTCCGCTTTGCACCGAGCAGGCGATCAAGATGCTCTCCTACGGCGGCACGGCGACCACCATCGGCTTCCCGGCCGCGGCGGACGCGGTGAACCTGAACCTGGGCGACATGGCGACCGGCGTGTATTGGAACAAGGCGGGCCTGAGGGTCTGCCACGCAGGCGACACCCTGCCCTCGTTCGATTTCCCGCTTCTGGCGGACCTCTACCTGAAGAAGCAGCTCGAACTGGACCGCATGGTCACGCAGAGGATCACGCTGAACGACGTGGAGGACGCCTTCCACCTGATGGAAACGGGGGACGTGATTCGGTCGGTGATTGTGATGGAGTGA
- a CDS encoding DUF2752 domain-containing protein: MALAEPPPILLDERPRVGRWSLVSISHGITRRRIAGQLSWFVIWLVLSLVSLALHPDPSGHGTHTQLGLPPCPSVLLWNKPCLACGLTTSFSATVHLNLAGAFVAHPFGPVLYGLFTASALLAFWGWIRVRRIEITALGNWALVALVSLYVAYGIARFALSGPISAGLPATQGTERAGAIRR; this comes from the coding sequence ATGGCGCTGGCTGAACCGCCCCCAATCCTGCTTGATGAACGGCCAAGGGTGGGCCGCTGGTCCCTGGTGTCGATCAGCCACGGCATCACGCGGCGGCGCATCGCGGGGCAATTGTCCTGGTTTGTCATTTGGCTGGTCCTGAGCCTCGTCTCGCTGGCGCTGCATCCGGACCCCAGCGGGCACGGGACCCACACCCAACTCGGGCTGCCGCCCTGCCCGTCGGTGCTGCTTTGGAACAAGCCATGTCTTGCGTGCGGCCTGACCACGAGTTTCTCGGCGACGGTCCACCTAAACCTGGCGGGGGCGTTCGTCGCGCATCCCTTCGGCCCCGTGCTGTATGGTCTCTTCACGGCGTCGGCGCTGCTGGCCTTCTGGGGCTGGATACGGGTCCGTCGAATCGAGATCACGGCACTTGGGAACTGGGCGCTCGTGGCGTTGGTGTCCCTTTACGTTGCCTATGGGATCGCCCGGTTTGCACTTTCTGGACCGATTTCGGCGGGGTTACCGGCGACGCAGGGCACCGAACGAGCAGGGGCGATACGGCGATAG
- a CDS encoding bifunctional oligoribonuclease/PAP phosphatase NrnA, translated as MIDRSNLNSDLADQFAKMVSSANGVLIGSHLNPDGDTLGSALALSLYLDRLGVRNELLCHHAPPDNLRFLPGIERVRQAPEGGNFGLAVLVDMDSPERLGSLEETFAACPKTVVIDHHVPHHKPGDLRIVDERVPATAVILYRLLHDLKAEITPDMAKCLLTGIVTDTGSFRFPNTTPESLDIAGHLVELGGDINQIAEEVFHRKPLSTLRLLGILLAKMQVDSHGKLAWAALHREDFEATEAKDEETEGFVNELLGIRTVKLAALFREPREGKVRVSLRSMGVVDVAEIAREFGGGGHKNAAGISFDADIEDVVQSVVPRLKQCLAYS; from the coding sequence GTGATTGATCGTTCGAACCTAAATAGTGACCTCGCGGACCAGTTCGCGAAGATGGTTTCCTCTGCAAACGGGGTGCTCATTGGATCGCATCTGAATCCGGATGGCGACACCCTAGGGTCTGCCCTTGCGTTATCTCTCTATCTGGACCGTTTGGGCGTTCGAAACGAGTTGCTCTGCCACCACGCACCGCCTGACAATCTCAGGTTTCTGCCCGGCATCGAAAGGGTCCGCCAGGCCCCAGAGGGCGGCAATTTCGGCTTGGCGGTTCTGGTGGACATGGACTCACCAGAGCGCTTGGGCTCGCTGGAAGAGACGTTTGCTGCCTGTCCCAAGACGGTGGTCATCGACCATCATGTGCCCCACCACAAGCCCGGCGACCTTCGCATCGTCGATGAACGTGTGCCCGCCACCGCCGTCATTCTCTACCGGCTTCTGCACGACCTGAAGGCTGAGATCACGCCCGACATGGCCAAGTGCCTCCTCACGGGCATCGTTACCGATACGGGCAGCTTCCGCTTTCCGAACACCACCCCCGAGTCGCTCGACATAGCCGGCCACCTTGTGGAGCTTGGCGGCGACATCAACCAAATCGCCGAGGAAGTATTCCATCGCAAGCCCCTGTCAACGCTTAGATTGCTAGGCATCCTACTGGCAAAGATGCAGGTGGACTCGCATGGGAAGCTCGCGTGGGCAGCACTGCATCGCGAGGACTTCGAGGCCACGGAGGCCAAAGACGAAGAAACCGAAGGCTTTGTCAATGAATTGCTAGGCATCCGAACTGTCAAGCTTGCCGCGCTGTTTCGCGAGCCGCGCGAGGGCAAGGTTCGCGTGAGCCTTAGGTCGATGGGCGTGGTGGACGTCGCCGAGATCGCCCGCGAATTTGGCGGGGGTGGCCACAAGAACGCAGCTGGAATCAGTTTTGACGCCGATATCGAGGACGTCGTCCAATCCGTCGTTCCTCGGCTAAAACAATGCTTGGCATACTCCTGA
- a CDS encoding pyridoxal-phosphate dependent enzyme — MPHPLRTDLPRVDLIQKPTPLHRLPKLSEDFGLDLWIKRDDLTGFALGGNKGRKLEFLIGDALAKGVEVIVAQGAAQSNFIRQLGAACAIHGIRCAAAAMHLPYFGAAGRPMQQALTHSGGNMLIDELLGVDLRIYADGDWEQLDAHAEAIAEEYRKRGLEVWKLAPGGSSPLSAYAFYLAAIEAEQQAGSFDVIITPSSSGSTHAGLAYFHHGTPTKVIGICADTDPDMELAEDVWDLCRGLDLLLGQSKAMQPSDIDMRMEFAGAGYSIPSPEGNFAIGQMARLEGVFLDPVYSGKAFAGLVALARKGELKGRVLFWHTGGMPTLFAMAMFGGR, encoded by the coding sequence ATGCCCCATCCGCTTCGAACTGACCTCCCCAGAGTCGACCTGATCCAGAAGCCGACCCCGCTTCACCGGCTCCCCAAGCTCTCCGAAGACTTTGGGCTGGACCTCTGGATCAAGCGCGACGACCTGACCGGCTTTGCTCTTGGGGGCAACAAGGGCCGGAAGCTGGAGTTTTTGATCGGCGATGCGCTCGCCAAGGGGGTCGAGGTCATCGTCGCGCAGGGCGCGGCGCAGTCCAACTTCATTCGGCAGCTTGGCGCGGCCTGCGCGATCCACGGCATCCGCTGCGCGGCGGCGGCGATGCATCTGCCTTATTTCGGGGCGGCAGGACGGCCCATGCAGCAGGCCCTGACCCATTCCGGCGGCAACATGCTGATCGACGAGCTGCTGGGAGTCGACCTTCGCATCTATGCCGATGGCGATTGGGAGCAACTTGATGCCCACGCCGAAGCGATCGCCGAGGAATACCGCAAGAGGGGCCTCGAGGTCTGGAAGCTCGCCCCCGGCGGGTCTTCCCCGCTCTCGGCTTACGCCTTCTATCTCGCGGCCATCGAGGCCGAACAACAAGCCGGCAGCTTCGATGTGATCATCACTCCCAGCAGCAGCGGAAGTACCCACGCCGGGCTGGCCTATTTCCACCATGGAACCCCAACGAAGGTCATCGGCATCTGCGCCGACACCGATCCCGATATGGAGCTCGCCGAGGACGTTTGGGATCTCTGCCGAGGCTTGGACCTGCTCCTCGGCCAGAGCAAGGCCATGCAACCCTCCGACATCGACATGCGCATGGAGTTCGCCGGCGCGGGCTATTCCATTCCTAGCCCTGAGGGCAACTTCGCCATCGGCCAAATGGCGCGGCTAGAAGGTGTGTTTCTGGATCCGGTCTATTCCGGCAAAGCGTTTGCAGGGCTCGTCGCGCTTGCTCGAAAGGGCGAGCTCAAGGGCCGCGTGCTCTTCTGGCACACGGGCGGCATGCCAACCCTCTTTGCGATGGCCATGTTTGGAGGCCGGTAA